Sequence from the Cuniculiplasma divulgatum genome:
CTGCCGCTTAGCCGGTTCGCCCACAAGCAACTGTCCATCCTTGGTGAATGCAACATAGCTTGGAAATGACTTTCCACCTATTGAAACGCCTTCCGCACTGGGAATAATTGTTGGCTTGCCTGAAATTACCACTGCTGCTGCAGAGTTGCTTGTTCCAAGATCAATTCCTATTATTTTTGACATAATTCATCACCTTTTTCCAACTATCACTTTTGAAGTCCGTATTACTTCATTATTGAGTTTGTATCCCCTCTGAACCTCTTCAAGGACTATCCCATCCTCTTCGGAAGGCGAGACTGCAATTACCTCATGCATAAATGGATCAAATTTTTTGCCTTTGCTTTGAATCTCTGAGAAGCCATAAGATGAAAGAATCTTGATCAACTGATCTCTCATAGGCTTTATCTGTGTGCTGTCCTTTGAGTTCAGCATGGCTGCGTCCATTGTATCCAGAATGGGAAGAATACTTTTAATAATATCCTTCCCGGCGTTCTTCTTCATCTGATCCATTTCGCGGTCCCTTGCACGGGCATAGTTTTCCATTTCAGCTCTCTGTCTCACGTACAGGTCTTTATACTGGTCAAGTTGTTGAGAAAGCTCAAGAAACTTGCCAGCCATCTGAGCCATATTTACGCGATCTCTTGCGAGGGCACGTTGCCTGCTATGCTCCATCTCTATCCCAATGGGATCATGCCTATTAAGACTTGAAGTGGAATGTGGGGACATCTTACTAGTGAATTTGTTCTTCTATATAAATACAGCTAATTCACAGGGCTACTGTCTCTCCATAATGACGTAATGTCTTGTCAGGGATTTGTGTATCCTGTTATCTATGATCTTAAGAATCATGAAATCTGGCAGGTCCCCTGGCAGCATCTGAAGATCCGAGACTGCTATAACGCAGCGCGACCCACGCTTCAGAATTTTACCGAATTTCTCCATGCTTTTCCTGTAAAGTTCCAGAATATCCTGCCTGTGCATGGGGGAATTACGGCCATAGGGAAGATCAGTTACAATAGCATCAATGTCGTTGGGAATCTCAACCTCAAGAAAATTCCCTGTTATTATGCTAAAGTCACGAATCCCGAAATACTTGAGATTCAGTTTTGCGCCCGCTGTCATCTGGAGCGACATGTCGATTCCCACAACATGCCTTCCAGTGGACCCTGCTTCCATAAGTATGCCGCCTGTTCCGCAGAACGGGTCAAGAATGGTTCCGTTCTTTGGTGCATTGGACACGTTCACGAGAAACCTCGCTATCCTTGGGTGCATTGATATGGGTGAAAAGAATGGTCTTCTGGGAGCTCGCCTGTTCTCGAACTGACTGCTGTTACCGGAGAATATTTCAATTGCAACATACCACTTCTCAAGGTGGTAAACCCTAACTATGAAGTCAGGAGATGAAAAGGAAACACGACCACTCCCACCCAGTATTCCGCCAAGATACGATTCAAGCGACGAACCGTGGCAATCAGACCCATCCAGAAAACGGACATAAAATTTTCCAGGTGGCAGGGATTCACCAGAAATAGCCTCCTGTCTATCTTTTATTTCAATCACTCTTGCAATTCTTTTTACAAATGCTGAATCCGAGATATTCGAAACAGATCCGGATATTAATGCGATTCCGTTTTCAGCATATATAAGCTCCGAGTTCGAAAGAGCACAGAAATTTTCGATCTCGTAAAGTGATGCTTCAGGTATATCCTGAGAGTACTCAAGGACAAAAATCTCTCCCATGGATATTCTATTCTGACTTAACTGGATTCTTTAAGGCGCTTAATTTCCTTTGTAATATCCATGTCAAGATTCTCATAGACCTTGCTGAGCCTCTTGATGGACCTCTTTACAGCGGCCTGTGGTTTACCAGTTTTCACGCGCACGAATATTTTTGGAGTATCTATTATGGGGTGTTTTATGTAATACCTTGCCTCTGCAACCTGTTCATCTCTTAATATCTCATCGATAAGTGGCCTGAGAATTGTATTGTCGTAGTTTAGCATTTCAAGAGTTATTGAGTCTTTTTCCTTGGAAACGACTCTAAGTGAACTATCCATGGGAGGTTCATTAGACATGGATATATATTCTTCACTATTCTGAGACAGGTTTCCTGCCAATAGCCAATTCCTTCGAAGCCGATCCACTGCGAATTATTTCATTATTCCATGAACTCTGTTCTCATAAATTCAATTGTCGTGCTTTGTTTTTCAGTTTTTGCAGCCACAAACTCAGCAGCCTTGCTGTTCATTATGTAGTAATATGCCCTGATGTTGTGAAAACCTTTGTGTTGCCAGGATTTCCATTTTCACGAACACCATGTTTCACTTCTGGACCTCATTTTTGCGTCTCTCATAATTTTCCAGAGTCGCATTGGGAAGTTGCAATATGCTGGCGTAAATGGTCCCGCTATGTTTGCCCGATTCATGGTTCACAGTTGCAAATCGCTTCGTGTATAACAGATGTCTTAATTGACCTCGCCCTCTTGCTGAAACAATGAGACTGGTGCCGTAAATGATAAAATATTCCATTGCACGAAAAAATACTAATAAGTAGTTACGATGAAAGAGCGACCGAATTGCTTAATTATGAATCCAGAGGAAATCAGCAAAATGAATACAGAAGAGTTGACCATGAAACAAGCGTGACCTGGGTTTGGCAATTCGCTAAAAAGTCAGAGCCTATTTTTAATTTGCGAGATGGTTTGAATGGCAGTTTCTAAGAAAGTGATAATAATTGGGGATGGGGCAGCCGGCATTATGGCGGCAAACAAATTGAGATTCCATTCCACTGATAAGGAGCTGGAAATAACGGTTATAGGGAACAATCCACGACATTTCTATAAGCCGGATGGGGTCCTGATACCGTTTGGATACAAGAATTACAGGAAGAGTGTAAAGCCTGTGAATTTCCTCCTGAATTACGGAGTGAATTACCTCAAGGATGAGGTGCTGAGGATCAACGCTGATGAGAACATAATATTCCTGAAATCCGGCAAGAGCCTTATTGGAGACTACATAATAATAGCAACTGGAGACAGGTATTCGCCAGAAGAGATACCTGGCTATGAGGGTGAGGCCAGGCACTTCTTTGACCTTCAGAGAGCCATGGAGTTAAGAGAGTATATAAAAACATTCCAGGGTGGGCAGGTGTTCATAGGCAGTGCAGGGGAAGTTATCCAGTATCCTGAGTCACTTTATGAATTTGCATTCGTTCTTGAATCATATCTGGCAGAGAACAGCTTGAAGGATAAGACGACAATAGTGCTTGCAACACCTTCAAAGGAGCTATCCCCTGACCCAGCAGTTCACAGAGATCTTTCCGGCATGCTGGAAAGCAGAGGAATACAGTTTCATCCAGGTGTTGTCATCAAATCAGTAGACCCGAAAAACAAGGAAGTTGCTGGCAGCGATGGAGCAATGTACAAGTATTCACTGCTCATCCTTGTGCCACCACACAGGGGACAGCAGTTTGCCATAGATTCAGGCATCGCTGATGAGAAGGGGTATGTGGTTGTGGACCCCAAGGATCTTTCTGTGAAGGGTAACAGGACAATTTTTGCAATCGGTGACGCAAATAACCTTAGCCTGAGCAAATCTGCAGTAGCCGCACATGGCCAGGCTTCATTTGTGGCATCGTTGATTATATCAAAGACAGTAGGCGGGCTTAAGGAGGAAAAGATGACCGCAAAGGTTCCAGAGTTCGCATTAACTGGGAACGACACTGCTTTCTCCTTCTATGATGCCCCGGGAAGAGCATCCCGCGGGATCAACGTCAACAGGGGAGACTTCATGCTGAGATGGACATCGGCAGACACATATTTCTCCACAATTCTGAGGGGGATGATTTGAAATGACAGAGAACGAGGAAGAGATGAAAAACACTGAGGAAGAGAACGAAGATGATATAGAGCCCCTGCTGAGAGGGCTCCTTGAAAACAAGCATGCCTTTGAATCGCTTATGAACATGCTGACCAAACTCAACAATTCTGGTTTGATGTCTGTTGTGGAGAATATATCCGCGGACTATCTGCCCAGCGATATAGAGTTCCTGTCTGAGTTCCTGACTTCAAAGGACTTCCTGACATCCTTCGTTAAAACCATGAACGTTGTTACGGCGCTTTCTCATTCCCTGGCAGGCGAAAGGGCATCTGATGCCCTTAAGGCAATCCTCTACAACAGCGACGCCATATGGGAAGGTATGGTTACGGGTGCCAAGAACCCTGAGGCCATTTCTGTTCTAAGGCTATACGCAATGCTCAGGGATCCTGACACTGCCGCAGGCCTGACTGCAGTACTGAATGCCCTTAAGGCCGTAGGAATGGCACTGAGAAAGGTTCCGGACGAATAATTTCAAGCAGAAATTACCCAATAATCAATTTTATATTATTATTCCATATGAACGTCCACTTATGATATCTCCCCTATGCAATGTTGCACTGATTCGCTCCACTAATCTCAGACCCAGTTATAGCCATGTGGATGAAATCAGGGGCAAACAAAAATTGCGCTTCCTGAACCTGCTAATGGAAGGAGGAAAATGGCTGATCGCGGAAAATGTAGGCAAGGGAATTGGGTCGGATGAGCTCCCCAGAATAGAGGAAGAGTTCCGTTCTAAGGGTGCAGACGGTATTTTTATCCGCAATGGTATATTGTATTCACGGCTTCATTCTGCCAACGATGACTTGATGAACAAGATTAATGGTATACCTGGATGCAGGATTGGTCCACTACATATATGGAATATGGATGATGTTTATTTCACCATCGAATATTTTCCGGAACAGGCAGGAATAGTTAGTGATATACTTCTAGATTATCTTTCATGCAATCATTCTCTATCAGTTTCTCTGGAATACATGGGAGATTATTCTGGCCAAATTCCTTTCATGCTTAACCTGTTTCAGTCACTTGGAGGAGATCTTGGTGAGTACTCCATTGTCACCACAGCATGGAACGCAACTTCAAGTGAGTTAGCCGGCGAGACTTCAGGTATTTTCCTGAATCCTGGATTATTCTATCCAAAGGCCATGTCAGATTCTGATACTGGCGAAATGATCTATTACGGGAATGGGAGCGATTTCAGTGGACCGGATTCCGAGATTGTTGACAGAAATCAGATAATCTATCAGATATCCCTAAGGACCAGGTTTTTTAATGATTTTTATGAATCAATGAAGGAGGCAGGAATTTGGCCATTGATTTTTTATGCAGTGTCTAACGGTAGCACCGTGACAAACAACATGATGATCAGGAATGATGAGGTTGAAGGTTTCACATTTGCCCTGAGACGACACTTTGGAAAGAGTGCCAGGAACATTCATGTAAACTCCATTGCATCGGTTGTGCGTGCAGGTGAGTACTTCACGGGATCAAAGGAAGTGCCTTAAAAGCTGTCCACTTTAAGCTGTTCCATAAAAATCTATATATGATGCCAATTTACGGCTTCTATGAATGTCTCGTTCAAATACAACAGTGAGGAGGGATTCATCACAGATACCCCTGGAAAGACCAGGATCGTGCTGAAGAATTCACTTTCAAATCACCAGGAGAACTATGCCCCGACAGAACTTCTCCTTCTGTCAATGGGAGGATGCACATCGGATGATGTACTTTCCATGCTGAAGAAGATGAGGGTAAATTTCACTGAATTCAGGTGTGAAGTAAATGCAGAAAGGCACGAGGAACATCCGCGTACAGTGAAGAATGTTGACATACATTACATATTCTCCGGGGATGTTGATGCTGAAAAGGCCAGAAAGGCCATTGGGCTCTCACTGAATAAATACTGCAGCGTATCAATTCTTGCTAAAAGGGGAGGCGCAAATGTGACGTATTCCCTGACAATAAACGGTGAAACGCTTCATAGCAGATCCAATCCGGGACTGCTGGCCGAAGTGTAATGATTATGGTGTCTTGAGGCCATTTCCAGTCATTATGAGCAACGCATTTTCATTGCCATGAATCTTTCTGGAGGCAGCAAATACTGTTGCTGAACTGTATTCCACATAGATGCCGGAATGCGCCAGATCATTTCTGGCCGATATTATCTCATCCTCAGATACCACCATGCATTTCCCCCCGTAATGTTTCAGTTCCCTGATCATTTCGTCCAGAAGCGGGGGATTCTTGGAAACCAGTGCATCTGCAACGGAGATTGTTACAGCCGATGGATCATATTGAAAACCGTTTATCCTTGAACAGAGAGGGCATACTGCCTCTGTCTGGACTGCCACAATTTCTGGCATACCAGATGTTTCACCCGAATTCATGAGATGCCTGAATCCTGCAATGACTCCAAGCATCAGTGTCCCGGCGGAGACAGGAATAAAAACCCTTTCAGGAATCCTGTATCCCATCTGCTGGAATATTTCATAACTTATCTGGCGCATGCCATCCCTGAATTCCGGGTTGAGCACATGGCTGGAATAGTATCCCTGATGCGACTTTGCCGCGGTTGCCACATCTTCCCTTGTTCCTTTGATGGT
This genomic interval carries:
- a CDS encoding pyridoxal-phosphate dependent enzyme; translation: MLPAYCSICGKERHSFTSSPLCSCGGILIPRVDFRYRDGDFRGNYPYLKHVISLGEVVTPVVDVAGMKLKLEYFSPTFSYKDRGSKVLISSLLENLPKGSEINEDSSGNAGASIAAYGASAGYKVNIFVPEATMKSKMSQIIAYGAEIHTIKGTREDVATAAKSHQGYYSSHVLNPEFRDGMRQISYEIFQQMGYRIPERVFIPVSAGTLMLGVIAGFRHLMNSGETSGMPEIVAVQTEAVCPLCSRINGFQYDPSAVTISVADALVSKNPPLLDEMIRELKHYGGKCMVVSEDEIISARNDLAHSGIYVEYSSATVFAASRKIHGNENALLIMTGNGLKTP
- a CDS encoding OsmC family protein, with protein sequence MNVSFKYNSEEGFITDTPGKTRIVLKNSLSNHQENYAPTELLLLSMGGCTSDDVLSMLKKMRVNFTEFRCEVNAERHEEHPRTVKNVDIHYIFSGDVDAEKARKAIGLSLNKYCSVSILAKRGGANVTYSLTINGETLHSRSNPGLLAEV
- a CDS encoding DUF1641 domain-containing protein codes for the protein MTENEEEMKNTEEENEDDIEPLLRGLLENKHAFESLMNMLTKLNNSGLMSVVENISADYLPSDIEFLSEFLTSKDFLTSFVKTMNVVTALSHSLAGERASDALKAILYNSDAIWEGMVTGAKNPEAISVLRLYAMLRDPDTAAGLTAVLNALKAVGMALRKVPDE
- a CDS encoding nucleotide exchange factor GrpE; protein product: MSPHSTSSLNRHDPIGIEMEHSRQRALARDRVNMAQMAGKFLELSQQLDQYKDLYVRQRAEMENYARARDREMDQMKKNAGKDIIKSILPILDTMDAAMLNSKDSTQIKPMRDQLIKILSSYGFSEIQSKGKKFDPFMHEVIAVSPSEEDGIVLEEVQRGYKLNNEVIRTSKVIVGKR
- a CDS encoding DNA methyltransferase, which gives rise to MGEIFVLEYSQDIPEASLYEIENFCALSNSELIYAENGIALISGSVSNISDSAFVKRIARVIEIKDRQEAISGESLPPGKFYVRFLDGSDCHGSSLESYLGGILGGSGRVSFSSPDFIVRVYHLEKWYVAIEIFSGNSSQFENRRAPRRPFFSPISMHPRIARFLVNVSNAPKNGTILDPFCGTGGILMEAGSTGRHVVGIDMSLQMTAGAKLNLKYFGIRDFSIITGNFLEVEIPNDIDAIVTDLPYGRNSPMHRQDILELYRKSMEKFGKILKRGSRCVIAVSDLQMLPGDLPDFMILKIIDNRIHKSLTRHYVIMERQ
- a CDS encoding DNA-directed RNA polymerase subunit L, with the translated sequence MDSSLRVVSKEKDSITLEMLNYDNTILRPLIDEILRDEQVAEARYYIKHPIIDTPKIFVRVKTGKPQAAVKRSIKRLSKVYENLDMDITKEIKRLKESS
- a CDS encoding FAD/NAD(P)-binding oxidoreductase, with amino-acid sequence MAVSKKVIIIGDGAAGIMAANKLRFHSTDKELEITVIGNNPRHFYKPDGVLIPFGYKNYRKSVKPVNFLLNYGVNYLKDEVLRINADENIIFLKSGKSLIGDYIIIATGDRYSPEEIPGYEGEARHFFDLQRAMELREYIKTFQGGQVFIGSAGEVIQYPESLYEFAFVLESYLAENSLKDKTTIVLATPSKELSPDPAVHRDLSGMLESRGIQFHPGVVIKSVDPKNKEVAGSDGAMYKYSLLILVPPHRGQQFAIDSGIADEKGYVVVDPKDLSVKGNRTIFAIGDANNLSLSKSAVAAHGQASFVASLIISKTVGGLKEEKMTAKVPEFALTGNDTAFSFYDAPGRASRGINVNRGDFMLRWTSADTYFSTILRGMI